gaaataagagttgatagaaaatcttccaggaactgaaaacacaacttcaatgaatttgaaatgacgatgtaatttgttttacaagtttaaacaaatttcttgttagatgatatgttaattcgatgtccaatacactatttaaagtctttaaaatcaataaatctattaagacatccatgatggaaaagaaatagaaataagagttgatagaaaatcttccaggaactgaaaacacaacttcaatgaatttgaaatgacgatgtaatttgttttacaagtttaaacaaatttcttgttagatgatatgtaattcgatgtccaatacactatttaaagtctttaaaatcaatgaatctattaagacatccatgatgaaaaagaaatagaaataagaattgatagaaaatcttccaggaactgaaaatcacaacttcaattaatttaaaatgacgattctgattgttttagaaatttcaagggtttccctgtaacaggatatgttaatcgatgtccaatacactatttaaagtctttaaaatcaatgaatcttttaagacatccatgatggaaaagaaatagaaataagagttgatagaaaatcttccaggaactgaaaacacaacttcaatgaatttgaaatgacgatataaattgttttacaagtttaacaaatttcttgttagatgatatgttaattcgatgtccaatacactatttaaagtctttaaaatccataaatctattaagacatccatgatggaaaagaaatagaaataagagttgatagaaaatctttcaggaactgaaaatcacaacttcaatgaatttaaaatgacgattctgattgttttacaaatttcaagggtttccctgtaataggatatgttaatcgatgtccaatacactatttcaagtctttaaaatcaatgaatctattaagacatccacgatggaaaagaaatagaaataagagttgatagaaaatcttccaggaactgaaaacacaacttcaatgaatttgaaatgacgatgtaatttgttttacaagtttaaacaaatttcttgttagatgatatgttaatcgatgtccaatacactatttaaagtctttaaaatcaatgaatcttttaagacatccatgatgaaaaagaaatagaaataagagttgatagaaaatcttccaggaactgaaaacacaacttcaatgaatttgaaatgacgattctgattgttttacaaattcaaaggtttttcttgttacaggatatgttcaAGGGTGTCCagtacactatttcaagtctttaaaatcaatgaatctattaagacatccatgatgaaaaagaaatagaaataagaattgatagaaaatcttccaggaactgaaaatcacaacttcaattaatttaaaatgacgattctgattgttttagaaatttcaagggtttccctgtaacaggatatgttaatcgatgtccaatacactatttaaagtctttaaaatcaatgaatcttttaagacatccatgatggaaaagaaatagaaacaagagtttatagaaaatcttccaggaactgaaaacacaacttcaatgaatttgaaatgacgatgtaatttgttttacaagtttaaacaaatttcttgttagatgatatgttaatcgatgtccaatacactatttaaagtctttaaaatcaatgaatcttttaagacatccatgatgaaaaagaaatagaaataagagttgatagaaaatcttccaggaactgaaaacacaacttcaatgaatttgaaatgacgattctgattgttttacaaattcaaaggtttttcttgttacaggatatgttcaAGGGTGTCCagtacactatttcaagtctttaaaatcaatgaatcttttaagagaTGCATGAAggataagaaatagaaataagggttgatagaaaatcttccaggaactgaaaatcaccaCTTCAATGAACAGGAAATGTTAATGGAtatccaatacactatttcaagtctttaaaatcaatgaatctattaagacatacatgaaggaaaagaaatagaaataagggttgatagaaaatcttccaggaattGAATATCACCACttcaataaatttgaaatgacgattctgattgttttacaaattcaaagaGTTTtcttgttacaggatatgttcatggatgtccaatacactatttcaagtctttaaaatcaataaatctattaagacatgcatgaaggaaaagaaatagaaataagggttgatagaaaatcttccaggaactgaaaatcaccaCTTccatgaatttgaaatgacgattctgatttttttacaaattcaaaaggtttccttgttacaggatatgttaattgatgtccaatacattattataagtcttaaaaatcaatgaatctattaagacatacatgaaagaaaagaaatagaaataagggttgattgaaaatcttccaggaactgaaaatcaccacttcaatgaatttgaaatgacgattctgattgttttaaaaattcaaagggtttccttgttacaggatatgttaatggatgtccaatacactatttcaagtctttaaaatcaattaatctattaagacatgcatgaaggaaaagaaatagaaataagggttgCCTGTGCCTGTGCCTGAGCTtgagcctgagcctgagcctAAGCCTGTGCCTGAGCCTGATTCTGATCCTGAGCCAGATcctgagcctgagcctgatCCTGATcctgagcctgagcctgaacctgagcctgagcctgagcttgagcctgagcctgagcctgagcctgagcctgagcctgagcctgagcctgagcctgagcctgagcctgagcctgagcctgagcctgagcctgagcctgagcctgagcctgagcctgagcATTAGGCTTATCTtgagcctgagcctgagcctgagcctgagcctgatgttgctaaaatatttgtttcacttgttagaaccatttctttattacaggatatgtaaatcgatgtccaatacaccattttgagtcttttgaataaatttattcataaaacaattcacgaagaaatagttttagaaaaatgttcatagaaaatcttctagGAACTtcgaaaaaacacttttatgagattgaagttgctataatatttatttcacttgttaaaaccatttcttaaacacaggatgtgtaaattgatgtctaatacaccatttcaagtctattgaatcaataaattcatagagcaattgataaagaaaaaagttttaagaaaaatgcaaaactTAGCTAAGCATACCTGGCCTAAGCTCagcctgagcctgagcctgagcctgagcctgagcctgagcctgagcTTGATGttgctaaaatatttgtttcacttgttAGAACTTGTGACAAGAATTTTGGCactcaaaatttattttcttttcttcctttataaacattaaattatttatgaacatatttgaaataaatcctTATTAAAGAGttatttcatcaaatatttttcacttcCTACTTCACTCGAGCACTGGCATTGACATAGGTAGAGGGGAGCCTAAGCCAAGTGTTCAAGGCTAAGACGTTGAAGGGGTGGGGggagacgcgttcaaggctgagccgctgaaGGGGGGATCGAGTTAGGAGGGAAAATTGGCGAAGAAAACACggaaatttgtaaattttttttattaacggCATTTGTGAAGCGAAAATGATATTTGTAACAAATGCACTTTATAGTTAAGACCAAGGGGAATATGTCTACGAAATAATATGGGGAAAGCTTGATTAGAGACATGCTGCCCATCACTGTCATCCAACTGTACAGATTCACCAtctaaattacaataaaatatccTTAGTCAATTATCGATAGAAATTCTGTAGATGGCTTACTTCCTCATCAATGGCAATTTGTACACAGCAAAAGTGAGTCGTACAAACTCTGTCCTGTGTTAACAATGGGGAAAGCTTGATTAGAGACATGCTGCCCATCACTGTCATCCAACTGTACAGATTCACCATCTAAATTACAATAAACTATCATTAGTCAACTATATTTAACAATAATTCGTtaagtttctaaaaaaaatagtttaaacACACGAGACAAAGTCGGTTCAGTGCTTTTATGCTGCAGGACTTGACACATTTTCTCTAGATCATTTCTCTTACGTATCTCTTTCTTCAACATGGTTTAGCAAGACAATGTCATAAGACCTATTAATTGAACAATTGATTAATTCAACAAACGCACTTTTTGTAGACTTGCAAAAATGTATTACTACCATAACGTAGATTAACCGCCATTCGAACACGAACAACTCGGAACTTTGTTTCTGGAAGAACGCTCACTAATTCAGCGTTGCCGTTGATttactttttgtgttttgtaatGTTAACCATGTATTTTTGGGGCTTACAACTACCAAAATTTTGGGGTTTTGGTGAGAACAGCGGACTTCGTGCCAATAACCACGAAAATTTAGGCTACATACGAAAATTTCGGGGGCGTTCCGTTTTTTTCGTGGTTGGCAACCCCGAAAATTTAGTAACCGTTTTAACAGTGTGTCCGGCCCGCCTTGAGATTTGGTGGCCTCTTCTCTTGGCAAACGCCAATGTCTCCCAATGTCCCAATGGTGAATGGTACCATGGGACGGGTGCCCCgcgttttctcattttgtatTCGTCTTCTCAACCATTCAATTGAACGATTGAATTAGTTATTGCGACTAAAAATAATCACcttacatttctttcttctgttaTCGATACAAACTATGAAGTAAAACGGTGCAGTGGGGAACCGCCCCAAATGCTCATGTTGCATTCGTCGCAACATTTCAATTCGGTTAgtatgattaaaaataaaaaaaattatcaatacTTCATGTGTAACCCACAGCCAAAGCTAAATTCCTAAATTTTCAAAGACTGTGTCATCACACAATGTGTCAACCcccaatttaaattaaacgCGCCGCTAGATGTCAGTAAGCGAAGGACTTATGTTGTACAGGCTAGTTTTCAcgatccgctgaacggatTGTGATTATTTTAGTATCAACTAGTCCGTCTCATAAAGCCTAACTTCACCTACCCACCACAGACAAGATTCAAGAAAGaatttgcacgaaacccgCAAAAAGACCAAAAACCCGCCCTAATAACACCCCCCAGgaccctcttggaagccaagagggaataaagGAGTACTTCTTATTCCTACTTCATGCCTTTCCTATCCCTAACACAGGCGCATCTGCTTCAGCACGCAgtgttgccagataaaacggctcAATAAAAAAGACCCTGAAGAGCCCTAtagaaacatttattattaaccTTGAACAGAgctatagggctcttcgggatctgttttatttagccgatttatctggcaacgcagcatggttcgagacttttttgagggaagaacggggagaagagggagaatgggacgaatgggggagaagaggaaacgtgggtcccctttttttttcgtacgccctcctccctcccactcgTCCCATTAAAGGTCCCAGGTAAAGTGAAGCTGAAAAGTGCGACAAACTAATTTTAGAcctttcaaaagaaatggaaaaacattcaacccaggttgttgttgtgggctCCTTCATGTCTGATGTTGTCACGTAACTTGAATTTTGTAAGTTGTgcttgttgaatttgaatccatttttttttacaggtatGTAAACCGTTTGCCAAATGGAGGAGAAACAATTATTGGAAGCCAACTAGTTTTGTGCTGTGGTGGTAAAGGAGCAAATCAGTGTGTCACTGCTGCTCGTTTAGGTGCTAAAACATCTATGGTTGGAAAGGTATTGTGGACTGTTCCCaatgaaaaaaagacatggctgattatatttttatttgaacagtTAGGAAAAGATTCTTTTGGAGAAGAGCACTTGAAAACCATGACAACTGAGAGGGTAGACACAACTCACATAACTTTCACAGATGAAGCATTGACAGGTGTAGGTCAGCTGACTGTTTTACCCGATGGAAAAAATAGAGTGATCACCGTAAGCGGAGCTAATGCATACCTGACCGTCGACGATATTATATCCGCAAAGACGATGATTTCTACTGCCCAAGTGATGTTGtgtgaaaatcaaattgaaaaggaGACAGCGCTAGCTGCTCTTCAGATGGCGAATGATTTGGGAGGTATATTACTCTACATGTTTGCAAGGTGTATCGTTCAACATTAAAACggttgtgttttatttgtagTTCTAACAATACTGAATGCTGCACCTGCCTGTTCTGATTTGGATGCAAAGTTTTTTAAGCTCAGTGACATATTTTGTGTCAATGAAACTGAGGTAAAAGGAATGTTGAAGTTGATTATAATTTTCTCGCTTTTGAAATCGCGGcgacttgtttttcttgctgTATGCTAAATGTAATTTTGATCCGACAGGCTGAAGTAACGAGTGGACTTCCAGTTCGATCTTTAGACGAAGCTGCTGCTTCAGCAAGGTGTTTGTTGGAGAAAGGTTGTAAGAATCACGTACTGATTACACTGGGAGATCAAGGCGCTGTTTTGCTGTCTAGACAAGATGCGAATAAACCTGTTCATATAAAGACGCCTAACGTGTCTGCGATTGACACCACTGTAATTACTATATTTTTAGTTGAATGCTATTTAATTAATAAGTCATAAAAAGTTTGATACAAATTATAGTTCATCTAACTTGTCTTGTGTAGGGAGCTGGAGACTGTTTTCTAGGAGCATTGGCGTTTTTCCTTGCAACGCGCCCGGAACTTTCTCTCGTTAAAGCAATAGAATATGCCTGTGTTGTATCTTCAGTGAGCGTACAACGTAATGGGACTCAACCTAGCTTCCCCAAATGGAATGAATTGTCTGAATTATTTCCTCTTTAATTATGGCGGGCATGgcatctttttcaaaaattattttgtgttaataaaaatgaaataattaattaaggAAAacgttatttgttttgtagTTAACCCAGTAAACAATTATATACATCTAAAAATGTAACcgtaaatacaaaaataaaaatataaaaatgttccGGTTGCGatttaaattgtttaagtGTATTTCTTTGCATGGCTTAAATTGTACACATggttacctttttttattttaagaagaaTCTTTAATCTTTTAATCTCAATTATAATGTTATTATAAATTCTTGTGAAATGTGTGAATGAAtggaataaatgaataaagttGAAGTTCCTTGtagaaacatttattattaaacttgaataacaatgaaaatatccaaaaaataaaaaaaacatatagcAAACTTTgatcttttatttgtgttaatAAAGTGTAAAAGTAGCATTATGAGAgcgaaaaaaattatcctccccgacggggaattgaaccccggtctcccgcgtgacaggcggggatactgaCCACTATACTATCGAGGACTTGGCGAGTCCGAAAAGTtacttcaaaacatttttcaaaataaggaaactctCCTTTGAATGggcaggaaagaaaaatttcgggTGCCAGGACAACGAAGAGAAACCAACCGCTAGCACTCAGAACTCGACAGAATAATAAGAAACGATAAATATGGTATATGTCTAATGGAAGAAGATCTAAATcttaaaaaactcaaaaagtaATCCTCCccgacggggaattgaaccccggtctcccgcgtgacaggcggggatactcaccactatactatcGAGGACTTGTCAAGTCCTAAATGTTACTTGAAAACATTTCTTCAACCTTTGACAGggcaggaaagaaaaatatcggGTGCCAGGACGACGAAGAGAAACCAACCACTAGCAATGAGAACTCGATAGAATAATAAGAGACGATTAACAGTGTATATGTCTATTAATAGCGGAATGCATATTGtataaaagttcaaaaaaatatcctccccgacggggaattgaaccccggtctcccgcgtgacaggcggggatactcaccactatactatcGAGGATATTTatctcaaagaaaaataaacaaaacatttttgagtACAGTAGGAAGTTGAGATTATTAAAAATTCCAAGTCGTTTTAAATCgcttcaaacaaaacaaatgatttttgtattttccaatatttttctatcgATCACATTTTTACTACATAAATGATTCTGCTAAAAAGAGCCAGTTGTCCGGTTACAGCCGGTTCCAAACCCTTATACTGCCTGGTTACAGCTAGGTCTTACAGTATCTAAAAAGCGTACTTGTGAAAGACGAATGCAAGGGCATAGTTGTATTATTACAAGCTGCAAGTCGTTCGCGCCACATTTCAGGAAAAATGTAAAGGTAATAGTAACGCCGGTTGTTGCCTTGTTGGATCGGATGGTGAGATGGGAGGAGGGGAATATGGAATACTAGTAAATTCCTTTGTTtctccccgaaaaaaaaaacagcgatGAAAATTGAGGCAATTTTCACTCATTTATGAAATCTCACTTTCTTATCAAACCATCAACGCGTGCTATCGGTTAATTAACTTATGTCTAGAGCACACCGAGGAGCACACGCGGTTAAATTTGCCGTTGATACTAAAAACCAGTTatgttatttctttatctGATTAACCACCATAGCCTCATGCCACATAATCGTCGTTTCCATCACTTCGCGTCTGATGCAAACTTATAAGATCTTAGGTGTTATGATCTCGTATGAGGAAATGACGTGTGATCTGCTTTTATTGTCTAGATTTTACTTGGATTTTACGATATTTTATAGCTATGAACTTTAGGGCGCTTTAGGGCAACATGCGGTGATCAACAAGTGATCAATCAGCCAGAAAATGGCTGTTTATTGTTAATAAGCTGGTTATTACTTACTACTGACTCTTtttgttaaactttttaatACTAGAAAATGTAGTCAGCATTAGCCACAATTATTGTGTTGTTTGCTATAATTTGATAAACATGgattaaaaatatgtattgCATGCGTCGATTGCATGTGAGACAAGGTTTTGTAAAATCCAGTAAAAAGTCAAGAATTTTCCACCGACACAGACTAAATACGAGAAAATCTAGTAAGTATTAATCTTCATGGAATATAATACCAGTTATCGAGATAAAGCACGGCGGATATTATTTACGGGattatttaatgttttttaaatatatttcaatagaATTTAATTGTGTACCTGTACCCGTATAACGTCATTTGTGGAAAAAGTAATCCTATTTTTTCACCTTTAACATATATTTTCTAAATGCTTTAATCAACTAAGTAACACCACCGAAATTTGTTACAGCCATGCCGATGAACCCTATGCCGCAATGACATTCAATTAATGCGGCCATTAAAATTGAGATAAGCGGACACATATTGCACAAGATGTCTTATATGATTGCTCATTGCTGGGCCTACCTATATAAAGTGCCACTCTTTAAATCAACGAATATATTGTAGATGAAAAATTTTCTCGTGAAAATCAAGTTACAGCTTGAAAATGGAACAGAAAGCTTTAGTATTTCGAGTATTTCCATCAGTTTTGGTCGTTTTGCTGGTGGTAGTGATTGCTCCAACACTCGTAGTCGGTCATGGGATGATGCTGAGTCCACCGCAACGATCATCGATGTTTAGGCTTGGCTTTAAAGTACCTCCTAACTACAACGACAACGGTCTAAATTGCGGAGGATTCGGGGTAATCAATTATTTAACTGGTTtaattgtttccattttttaaaatgtttttaaaattagtatAATCGACCGAATGTGGATTTTAAGGTTTTTACCTTCATATGTTTTAATATAGGTTCAATATAATGACATTAATAAAGGGCGATGCGGGGAATGCGGAGACGAATGGAGTTTACCCCGTCCAAGACCCAACGACGAAGGAGGTCAATACGGCACAGGAATTAAAGGGAAAACTTATTACCAAGGATCAGTAAACGAAATTTCCGTTATTATTTCTATCGATTTCTATttccatttaattttgaacatgATTTGAATGATTTGCTGTGTGCAGATTATTGACATTACAGTTAACATATCGTCGAATCACAAGGGATATTTCGAGTTTCGATTATGCCCAAAGAGTTCGGCCAGCGAATTAGTTACGCAAGAGTGTCTAAACGCCAACTTGCTGAAAATGACCGATGACACGACAAGGTTTTACCTTCCATCTCAAGAGTCGAAACCTTACTTTCCCAGAGTTAAACTGCCTGCTGGGTTGATTTGCGAAAATTGTGTGCTACAATGGCTGTATAATACAGGTACCATACAGGTTAATTCGTACAATATaactattgaaataataaaattttcatgtTTGCAACAA
This window of the Daphnia pulex isolate KAP4 chromosome 5, ASM2113471v1 genome carries:
- the LOC124193605 gene encoding uncharacterized protein LOC124193605, translated to MEQKALVFRVFPSVLVVLLVVVIAPTLVVGHGMMLSPPQRSSMFRLGFKVPPNYNDNGLNCGGFGVQYNDINKGRCGECGDEWSLPRPRPNDEGGQYGTGIKGKTYYQGSIIDITVNISSNHKGYFEFRLCPKSSASELVTQECLNANLLKMTDDTTRFYLPSQESKPYFPRVKLPAGLICENCVLQWLYNTGNSWGVCANGTGALGCGNQETFVNCADISILP
- the LOC124193722 gene encoding ribokinase-like, which codes for MEKHSTQVVVVGSFMSDVVTYVNRLPNGGETIIGSQLVLCCGGKGANQCVTAARLGAKTSMVGKLGKDSFGEEHLKTMTTERVDTTHITFTDEALTGVGQLTVLPDGKNRVITVSGANAYLTVDDIISAKTMISTAQVMLCENQIEKETALAALQMANDLGVLTILNAAPACSDLDAKFFKLSDIFCVNETEAEVTSGLPVRSLDEAAASARCLLEKGCKNHVLITLGDQGAVLLSRQDANKPVHIKTPNVSAIDTTGAGDCFLGALAFFLATRPELSLVKAIEYACVVSSVSVQRNGTQPSFPKWNELSELFPL